The Rufibacter sp. DG15C region GCGCTGATCAATGATTTCCCAGGTTTCTCTGTACGACGTCACAATCCTGAAGTCCTGGCACATTTGGAGGGTTTCTTCTGCAGACAGCTTATGCCAAGAGAGGGACTGGTAAAATACCTTGAGCACGTCTGCCCCCATGGGGGTGTCCAAGATGATAGGAATGTTGGGCAGTTCGTTTTCTTTTTTGAGCTGCCATAGAAGGTACATGAGGGCCTGGGCCCTTTCCACCGCAAAACTTGGGATGAACAAGCTCCCGTTCTTGGACAAGGTATGGGTGACTACTTCTTTCAGGCGGGCTTTGGTGTCTTCATTGGGATGGAGCTTGTCGCCGTAGGTACTTTCCAGTAACAGCACGTCTGCCTGGGTTGGTCTGTGAGGCGCATGCAACAGCCAATCTTGGGTGCGGCCAATGTCTCCAGAGAACACAATCCGCTTGCCGTTTACCTCCAGCTCAATAAACGTGGCCCCCAGTAAATGACCGTTGTACCTGAATTGGCATTTGAGGTTGTCTGTGATAGTAATCCAGTGGTCCAAAGGCTTCATTCTAAACTGCCGAATGGTTTTATCCACTTCCTTTAAGGTATAAAACGCCAAGGCAGGGTGGTGTTTGGAGTAGCCGTTTTCATTAGCTTGCTTGGCTTCTTCCTCTTGAATCTTGCCCGTGTCTCTTAAGATGATTTCTGCTATGTCCAGGGTAGGGTCTGTGCCCCAGACTTCGCCTCTAAACCCCAGTTGCACCAGTTTAGGAAGAGAGCCGGTATGGTCTAAGTGGGCGTGGGTGAGCAGCACCAGGTCAATTTCTTGTGGGTTAAAAGGCGGGTTTTCCCAGTTGAGCAGCCGCAGTTCCTTGATGCCCTGAAACATGCCACAGTCAATGAGTATGGTCTTGCCTTGAGTTTTGAGCAGGAACTTGGAACCAGTGACAGTGCCGGCGGCACCCAAGAATTGTAGCGAAATGGTGGTATCCATAGTAGAGAGAAATGGGATGGTTATTGGTCACATAAGTCATGGGCTTCCCGCAAAATGCGTTTCAGACGATCACTGCCAATGCCCAGGTCTTCTAACAGGGCAGGCGCTTGGCATAATTCTTTGCAGAGGACCACTTTGTCTTCCAGCAGGTGCTGTTTTTCGGCGTGGGTGAGGGAGGTGAGGCTGGTAATGGGATGAATGCCGCTTTGCTCCACCAACTCTTTGAGGCCGCGGCCTTCTGGGTAGTTCCAACTCAGCAACTGAAGGCCGGCACAAGTACCATAGGTGGTGGCGTCAACAGAGAAGCGGGTATTGGTGACAATCCAGCCTTGGTAGGAAAGGTTTTTGTTACCAGGTTTTTTGCGCTGCTCTTCTTCAATGTCTTTGAACCTGGAATGCACATACAAAGGGATCTTGACGTCACATTGGTAGTTGGGTAGGTTATGGAACTTGCACTCAATGAAGAGCTGCTCCAAGCCTTTGGTGGCAATCACATCCACTTCATGGGGCACACAGCGGCCTTGCAAGATCCTGCTTACCACCACCTGGTAGCCCTTGTATTGGAATAGCGCACCCACAAAACGCTCAAAAGCAAAACCCGCCGGGCCCAGTTCCATGATAGCTGACTTGAGTTTGTAGCGGGCCGCTAGAGCACCAGGTCTTCGTTTTAACAAGCTAAAGGCTTTCTTGTAGATGAGTTTGGTGGAGATGCCTTGGTACAAGTCATTCTCTACCTGGGCAATGATGTCCTCTATCACGGGTTGGGTGGCACCCGCCGCTGCCAGAGACCGTTTAAGTTTGTGGTAAGAGAAGAGAGCAGATTCTCCAGAGGATTTGGTGATGTAGATGTCTTGCTTGTTCTTTTTCATGACAGGCGTTTTACAAAATGACATTCCCCTTTCTTAACAAGAAAATAAGGAAGAAGGACAAGAGGCTGAAGGCAAAGGACACGCCCACATCCAGTAGGTTGATGGGTGAAATAGCCAAGGCCGCTGCCAAAGGTGGCACCAAGAAGACCAACAGTAAAATGAGGCCGCAAGCCAATAGTGCATACCACACATAAGGATTGGTCACTACCTCATTTTTTAGGAAGGAGATGTTCTTGTTGCCCATGTTGAACACATGCCACAACTGGCACAGAATCAAGGTGAGGAAGAGAATGTTGTTAGCGTGGGCTGCCTCTGCGCCGCTGTTTTCATACACGATCTGGTGGCCAAAAGAAACTGCCCCTAACACGCACATGGCAATGATCGCTGCATATGCCACCAAAGAAACCCAATGGGCATGCTGTAGGATTGGTTCCTCTAAATGTCTGGGTTTCTGTAGCATGATGTCAGGGTTGCCGGGCCCGGCCCCCAATGCCAAAGCTGGTAACACATCTGTGATTAAATTGATGAACAGAATCTGGATGGGAAGCAATTGAAACTGAAAGGCCAGCAAAGAGATCATGGTCACCACCAGCAACTCGCTTAAGTTACAGGACAACATGAAAACCACGAATTTCCTGATGTTGTCAAAGATGATGCGCCCTTGTTTTATAGCCAGCACAATAGAGGAGAAGGAATCGTCTTTGAGCACCATGTCAGCGGCCTCTTGGGCTACCTGGGTGCCCCGTATGCCCATGGCAATGCCAATGTCGGCCTTTTGTAGGGCAGGGGCATCATTCACTCCATCGCCGGTCATGCCCACTACCATTTGGTTGGCTTGTAGCAAGGCCACTAAATCTAGCTTCTGCTTTGGGCTTACCCTGGCAAAAATGGGTGCCTCCAGCCACTGCTGTTTTTGAGCGGTTGTCAAGGCAGCATACCCCGGCATTTGCGCGCCGTGCACCACAGGAATGGAATCTGTCTGCCCATTAGTGATGCCCACTTGGGCAGCAATGTTCCGCGCCGTGGAGGGATGGTCTCCGGTAATCATCTTCACGCAAATGCCGGCGCTGCGGCACTCGGCTAGGGCGTTTTTTACATCTTCCCGGGGCGGGTCCAGCAAGCCTGCCAAACCCAGGAAAATCAGCCCGTCCATGGACAAGGTATGGGTAAAGGCTGTTTCTTTGTAAGCGAAGGCCAGTACTTTTTGTCCTTGCTGCGCCATATTGGTTTCTTGCTCCTTCCAGTAGGTTTTCTTTTCTGGCGTTAACACTGAAATTTTGCCGTCTTGCAATATCTGCGTGCACTGCAACAACAACTCCTCCAAGGCGCCTTTGGCGTAGAGAATGGCAACGGTAGGTAGTTGGTGCAGGGTCCCCATCACTTTGGTTTCTGAGGTGAAGGATTCTTCTGCCATTTTGGGAAACTGTTGCCTGAGTTTCTCCAATTCAATGCCTGTGGATTGGGCAAACTTTAACAAGCCCACCTCCACCGGATCGCCTACGCCTTTTGCTTGCGGGCCCGTTCCAGTGTAATAGGCGGTATTGCAAAGCACCGCGGCCCGCAGAATATGGTGCACATTGTCATCTTGGCCTGAGTGCAAATAATCGGAAGAAGACGCTGGCAATTGCTGATGAAGGAGTGCCTCTGCCTTCACAGGTTCATGCATGCCTGGTATCAGCAAGGTGTTGACTTCTATTTCGTTTTTTGTGAGCGTGCCGGTCTTGTCCGTGCAGATGACATTGGTGCCGCCCAGCGTCTCTACCGCCGACAGTTTCTTGACGATGACCTGGTACTTGGCCATCCTGAGCATTCCCTGCGCCAAAGCCAGCGTCACCACAATGCTCAAACCTTCTGGGATGGCTGCCACCGCCAACGCAATGGCGGTGCCCAGGCTGTCTGTCCAGGAGCGGTCTTGCCATAAGCCAGCTACTATGACTATGATGCAAAGCACGATGGTCACCTTTAAGAGTTTGTGACTAAACACCTCTAGTTTTATTTCTAGAGGCGTAATGCCTTGGTCTGCGGTCTGAAGGAGAGTGGCCACTTGCCCTAGTTCGGTATGGGAGCCAATGCCCGTCACCAAGGCGTGCGCATTGCCTTTGGTCACGTAACTTCCCTTAAAGACCATGTTGGTTTTTTCTACCGTTGGAATCTGAGTTGAGAGGACATCCTCCTGTTTACTAACTGGCAAAGACTCACCCGTAAGCGCCGACTCATTGATTTCTAATTGCACGACCATGAAGAGGCGGGCATCGGCGGGCACTAGGTCGCCGGCCTCCAATAAGAGCACATCCCCGGGTACCACGTCTTCTGAAGAGATTTCCTGCACTTGTCCGTCCCGTATGACTTTGGCGGGCACCAAGGCCATCTGGCGGAGCGCTTCCATGGACTTGCCCGCGTTGAACTCCATGAAAAAACCAATGCCCGCGTTAATGAAGGTGACTATCAAAATGGCCGCGCCGTCCAGCCATTCTCTAAACAAAAATGACAGCGTAGCCGCCGCCAACAGAAGGTAGGTGATAGGGCTACTGAACTGCCGAAGGAACAGGAAAAACAGGCTCTTTTTTTTCTGTTGCGCTAGCTGATTTCTTCCCCACTTTTGCTGTC contains the following coding sequences:
- a CDS encoding MBL fold metallo-hydrolase RNA specificity domain-containing protein, with product MDTTISLQFLGAAGTVTGSKFLLKTQGKTILIDCGMFQGIKELRLLNWENPPFNPQEIDLVLLTHAHLDHTGSLPKLVQLGFRGEVWGTDPTLDIAEIILRDTGKIQEEEAKQANENGYSKHHPALAFYTLKEVDKTIRQFRMKPLDHWITITDNLKCQFRYNGHLLGATFIELEVNGKRIVFSGDIGRTQDWLLHAPHRPTQADVLLLESTYGDKLHPNEDTKARLKEVVTHTLSKNGSLFIPSFAVERAQALMYLLWQLKKENELPNIPIILDTPMGADVLKVFYQSLSWHKLSAEETLQMCQDFRIVTSYRETWEIIDQRKPKIVIAGSGMVTGGRILTYLSKYLEDASTSILLAGYQAEGTRGRDLEEGAKELKIFGKIYQVNAEVFSLEGLSGHADQKELLDWLSDLETPPRHLFLTHGEPDALAGLQQKIKVQLGWESHIPTLLEQVDIQL
- a CDS encoding restriction endonuclease, whose amino-acid sequence is MKKNKQDIYITKSSGESALFSYHKLKRSLAAAGATQPVIEDIIAQVENDLYQGISTKLIYKKAFSLLKRRPGALAARYKLKSAIMELGPAGFAFERFVGALFQYKGYQVVVSRILQGRCVPHEVDVIATKGLEQLFIECKFHNLPNYQCDVKIPLYVHSRFKDIEEEQRKKPGNKNLSYQGWIVTNTRFSVDATTYGTCAGLQLLSWNYPEGRGLKELVEQSGIHPITSLTSLTHAEKQHLLEDKVVLCKELCQAPALLEDLGIGSDRLKRILREAHDLCDQ
- a CDS encoding cation-translocating P-type ATPase, producing the protein MKETATVPLFPVAPHAASPQELAHELQSHLQHGLAANEIPERQQKWGRNQLAQQKKKSLFFLFLRQFSSPITYLLLAAATLSFLFREWLDGAAILIVTFINAGIGFFMEFNAGKSMEALRQMALVPAKVIRDGQVQEISSEDVVPGDVLLLEAGDLVPADARLFMVVQLEINESALTGESLPVSKQEDVLSTQIPTVEKTNMVFKGSYVTKGNAHALVTGIGSHTELGQVATLLQTADQGITPLEIKLEVFSHKLLKVTIVLCIIVIVAGLWQDRSWTDSLGTAIALAVAAIPEGLSIVVTLALAQGMLRMAKYQVIVKKLSAVETLGGTNVICTDKTGTLTKNEIEVNTLLIPGMHEPVKAEALLHQQLPASSSDYLHSGQDDNVHHILRAAVLCNTAYYTGTGPQAKGVGDPVEVGLLKFAQSTGIELEKLRQQFPKMAEESFTSETKVMGTLHQLPTVAILYAKGALEELLLQCTQILQDGKISVLTPEKKTYWKEQETNMAQQGQKVLAFAYKETAFTHTLSMDGLIFLGLAGLLDPPREDVKNALAECRSAGICVKMITGDHPSTARNIAAQVGITNGQTDSIPVVHGAQMPGYAALTTAQKQQWLEAPIFARVSPKQKLDLVALLQANQMVVGMTGDGVNDAPALQKADIGIAMGIRGTQVAQEAADMVLKDDSFSSIVLAIKQGRIIFDNIRKFVVFMLSCNLSELLVVTMISLLAFQFQLLPIQILFINLITDVLPALALGAGPGNPDIMLQKPRHLEEPILQHAHWVSLVAYAAIIAMCVLGAVSFGHQIVYENSGAEAAHANNILFLTLILCQLWHVFNMGNKNISFLKNEVVTNPYVWYALLACGLILLLVFLVPPLAAALAISPINLLDVGVSFAFSLLSFFLIFLLRKGNVIL